In Nonomuraea sp. NBC_00507, the following are encoded in one genomic region:
- a CDS encoding alpha/beta fold hydrolase produces the protein MVPALAGHHHVIRVDLPGCGQSPPAPSYDVPAQAGQVAALLDDLGLRHVAAVGHSSGGYVATALAEQRPDLVSSLALISSGPSLDALLQQPFILRVLLAPPLGPLLWSRRSDAMIRRGISATAAHPVDLPEDVVADVRGITYRVMRTVLRRNTAYIAERSVPERLAALEVPVLVIFGAADPRWQPSSAHKYDAVPNARVELLPGVGHLPMLEAPETTSKLLLGFTATGR, from the coding sequence GTGGTCCCGGCACTGGCCGGCCACCATCACGTCATCCGGGTCGACCTCCCGGGCTGCGGCCAGTCCCCGCCCGCGCCGTCGTACGACGTGCCTGCACAGGCTGGTCAGGTGGCGGCGCTGCTGGACGACCTCGGCCTTCGTCACGTCGCCGCGGTCGGGCACTCCAGCGGCGGCTACGTCGCCACCGCGCTTGCCGAACAACGTCCCGACCTCGTGAGTTCGCTTGCACTGATCAGTAGCGGCCCAAGTCTGGATGCGCTCCTTCAGCAGCCGTTCATCCTTCGGGTCCTGTTGGCCCCGCCTTTGGGCCCGCTCCTGTGGTCGAGGCGTTCGGATGCGATGATCCGCAGGGGGATCAGCGCGACGGCCGCTCACCCGGTGGACCTCCCGGAAGACGTGGTCGCCGACGTACGGGGCATCACCTACCGCGTGATGAGGACGGTGCTGCGCCGGAACACCGCGTACATCGCCGAGCGGAGCGTGCCCGAGCGTCTCGCCGCCCTCGAGGTCCCAGTGCTGGTGATCTTCGGCGCTGCCGACCCCCGTTGGCAGCCATCGTCGGCGCACAAGTACGACGCGGTGCCGAACGCGCGGGTCGAGCTGCTGCCCGGCGTCGGGCACCTACCCATGTTGGAAGCGCCCGAGACGACCAGCAAACTGCTGCTGGGCTTCACGGCAACGGGCCGCTGA
- a CDS encoding helix-turn-helix domain-containing protein → MLSTGTPPDRAWVDVAVPRPSVRLPGVSMAGFRHRAPAFVEISMVAYPSVTLLVDLSEGEGVVYETHGRHERGSVVVGLLPGDLRATGWGVGECLQIRLEPVAAAALFGASTELSGTVVALEDVWGHDAGQAEGRLRAAASWDERFTTAVDILGRRLGAHPPVDPQVAYTWRRTLTSRGRVRVDGLADEVGWSRKRLWSRFRSQLGITPKRAARLVRFDHAAHLLAAGHAAVRVATESGYVDQSHLHREVTTFAGLTPTALAVAPWLAIDDVAWPASSPTQRPAKRGERIPDLP, encoded by the coding sequence GTGTTGTCGACCGGGACGCCACCTGACCGGGCGTGGGTGGACGTCGCAGTCCCACGCCCGTCGGTTCGGCTGCCCGGGGTCAGCATGGCCGGGTTCCGCCATCGTGCCCCGGCCTTTGTGGAAATCTCCATGGTCGCGTACCCGTCCGTCACCCTGCTCGTCGATCTGAGCGAGGGAGAAGGCGTCGTCTACGAAACCCATGGCCGGCACGAGCGCGGCAGTGTCGTCGTCGGGCTCCTCCCCGGCGATCTTCGGGCAACTGGCTGGGGAGTCGGCGAGTGCCTCCAGATCCGGCTGGAGCCGGTCGCGGCGGCTGCGTTGTTCGGCGCATCGACCGAGCTCAGCGGGACGGTGGTAGCCCTTGAGGATGTCTGGGGCCACGACGCTGGGCAAGCCGAGGGCAGGCTGCGCGCCGCCGCGTCGTGGGACGAACGGTTCACGACCGCGGTGGACATCCTCGGCCGACGGCTGGGCGCCCACCCACCGGTCGATCCGCAGGTCGCCTACACCTGGCGGCGGACGCTCACCAGCCGGGGGCGGGTGCGGGTCGACGGCCTGGCGGACGAGGTCGGCTGGAGCCGCAAGCGCCTGTGGTCCCGCTTCCGGTCCCAGCTCGGCATCACACCCAAACGCGCCGCCCGACTGGTGCGCTTCGACCACGCCGCCCACCTTCTCGCGGCGGGTCACGCCGCCGTCCGGGTTGCCACCGAGAGCGGCTACGTCGACCAGTCCCACCTCCACCGCGAGGTCACGACGTTTGCCGGGCTCACGCCCACGGCCCTGGCCGTCGCGCCGTGGCTTGCGATCGACGACGTTGCGTGGCCGGCTTCATCGCCAACCCAGCGCCCTGCGAAGCGTGGCGAACGCATCCCCGACCTTCCCTGA